A genomic window from Glycine soja cultivar W05 chromosome 10, ASM419377v2, whole genome shotgun sequence includes:
- the LOC114371150 gene encoding ethylene-insensitive protein 2-like isoform X2, with protein MEAETLNANHPPGFLHRSLPAVVPMLLISIGYVDPGKWVAIAEGGARFGFDLMAFTLIFNLAAIFCQYIAAKIGVITGKDLAQICSDEYDNWTCMLLGVQAELSVIMLDLNMILGMAHGLNILFGWDLFTCVFLTATGAVFHLLLFVILDIEKAKILGLFVSGFVFLSFVLGTLINQPDIPLSINGILTKLNGESAFVLMSLLGAILVPHNFYLHSSIVQWHQGSTTISKDALCHNHFLAIMCVFSGLYLVNNVLMNAAANEFYSMGLVLTTFQDALSPMEQVLRSPIAMLAFLLILFFSNQTTALTWSFGGEVVVRNFLKLDIPGWLHYATIRVIAVLPALYCVWNSGAEGMYQLLIFTQIVVALQLPSSVIPLFRIASSRSIMGVHKIPQFVEFLALIIFIGMLGLNIVFVVEMVFGSSDWVGNLRWNVETGVSLSYLVLLCTAFASFCLMLWLAATPLKSASVQLDDQAWNWDMPQAIPKSRIDNEETDLKETRYHGDASVQVKEPSPVLARTLEYSDVPIASFHHDLPETIMEPDVPVTTVRETHPFTSFPFSPTSVVKESASTSESEAVPAVSNETSDIILGDSKTLKTETTAPVEKTVEVEGDSNAERDDDYGDSWETEEIPKVVSLAPSSASDGPASFRSLSGKSDDGGNSIGSLSRLAGLGRGARRQLAAILDEFWGQLFHFHGQFTQEAKAKKLDVLLGVDSTLTGSLQKMDSCKACYEYFKSVGSRAPDTLMNSAPYESPRLNRMQSNLEASFGPQRSSSSLQANPVQFMDEYVQTSSRNLLDAGERRYFSVHNLPTSAAWDYQPATIHGYQVSSYINQVGKDTNSDKLNGLRESPSMGNTNNYRNSIAFALGKKLQNGSGLSQPPGFPNIAVSKNSQLPSERSYYDSRPSGPVDSTVSSVYAKKFHSLPDISGYAIPHRDVYLSDKSAPWDDSVGGYRSSASRTHYEPSLYSNSGSSTGAPLAFDVLSPSKVYGGVLSSQLSSGFGTGSLWSRQPFEQFGVDDKIHNAATEDVGNRPSATTHEITSVVDIDGKLLQSFRQCILKLLKLEGSDWLFKQNDGADEDLIDRVAAREKFVYEIETTEMNRNHMGETRYLSSDGKACSSMKNNEANWSSFSVTSIPNCGEGCVWRADIIISFGVWCIKRVLDLSLMESRPELWGKYTYVLNRLQGIIDLAFSKPRSPMTPCFCLQVPMTYQQKSSSPPSNGMLPPASKPGRGKCTTASVVFEMVKDVEIAISSRKGRTGTAAGDVAFPKGKENLASVLKRYKRRLSNKPVGTTQEGIRKIYL; from the exons ATGGAAGCAGAGACTTTGAACGCAAATCACCCTCCCGGTTTTCTTCACCGGTCGCTTCCTGCTGTTGTGCCTATGCTTTTGATTTCAATAGGATATGTTGACCCTGGAAAGTGGGTGGCAATTGCTGAAGGAGGTGCACGATTTGGGTTCGATCTGATGGCCTTCACACTTATCTTTAATCTTGCTGCCATCTTCTGTCAGTACATAGCAGCAAAAATTGGTGTTATCACAGGAAAAGATCTTGCTCAG ATTTGCAGTGATGAGTACGATAATTGGACGTGCATGCTTCTTGGAGTTCAAGCAGAACTTTCGGTGATTATGCTAGACCTTAACATG ATATTGGGCATGGCACATggattaaatattctttttggGTGGGACTTGTTCACTTGTGTCTTTTTAACTGCTACTGGTGCTGTTTTCCATCTCCTTCTTTTTGTCATCCTT GACATTGAGAAGGCAAAGATCCTGGGACTGTTTGTGTCAGGTTTTGTATTTCTTTCATTTGTACTTGGAACACTCATTAATCAACCAGACATTCCATTATCCATTAATGGAATACTAACAAAGTTGAATGGGGAGAGTGCATTTGTGCTGATGAGTCTATTAGGAGCAATTCTTGTGCCTCACAACTTCTACCTTCATTCCTCTATTGTACAG TGGCATCAGGGATCAACTACCATTTCTAAGGATGCTTTGTGTCATAACCATTTTTTGGCCATCATGTGTGTCTTCAGTGGCCTTTATTTGGTCAATAATGTGCTGATGAATGCTGCAGCAAATGAGTTCTACAGTATGGGTCTTGTTTTGACTACTTTTCAGGACGCATTATCGCCAATGGAACAG GTGTTGCGTAGTCCAATAGCCATGCTTGCTTTTTTACTCATTCtgtttttttcaaatcaaaccACAGCATTAACTTGGAGTTTCGGTGGAGAAGTAGTAGTGcgaaatttcttaaaattggaTATTCCGGGTTGGCTTCATTATGCTACAATTAGAGTAATTGCTGTTCTGCCTGCCCTTTATTGCGTTTGGAATTCAGGAGCTGAAGGGATGTATCAACTACTTATATTCACTCAGATTGTGGTAGCTCTGCAACTTCCTTCTTCTGTGATCCCCCTTTTTCGGATCGCCTCATCTAGATCAATAATGGGGGTACACAAGATCCCTCAATTTGTGGAATTTTTGGCATTGATCATATTCATTGGGATGCTTGGCTTGAATATTGTCTTTGTTGTAGAAATGGTATTTGGCAGTAGTGATTGGGTGGGCAATTTGAGATGGAATGTGGAGACTGGTGTGTCTCTCTCTTATTTGGTCCTTCTGTGCACTGCTTTTGCATCTTTCTGTCTGATGCTTTGGTTAGCTGCCACACCTTTAAAATCTGCAAGTGTTCAATTGGATGATCAGGCATGGAACTGGGACATGCCACAAGCCATACCAAAGTCACGGATTGATAACGAGGAAACAGATTTAAAAGAAACAAGATATCATGGAGATGCATCAGTTCAGGTGAAGGAACCATCACCAGTTCTAGCAAGGACCCTGGAATACTCAGATGTACCAATTGCAAGTTTTCATCATGATCTACCTGAAACTATCATGGAGCCTGATGTTCCTGTGACTACTGTAAGGGAGACTCATCCATTTACATCATTTCCTTTCTCCCCAACTTCTGTTGTTAAGGAATCAGCTTCCACTTCAGAATCAGAGGCAGTACCAGCTGTAAGTAATGAGACTTCTGATATTATATTGGGAGATTCCAAAACTTTGAAAACAGAAACTACTGCCCCTGTTGAGAAAACTGTAGAAGTTGAGGGAGATTCAAATGCCGAAAGGGATGATGATTATGGAGATTCATGGGAAACTGAAGAAATACCAAAAGTGGTCTCACTAGCCCCATCTTCAGCATCAGATGGCCCAGCATCATTCAGGAGCCTTAGTGGGAAAAGTGATGATGGAGGGAATAGCATTGGAAGTCTTTCAAGATTAGCAGGTTTAGGGCGCGGTGCAAGACGTCAACTAGCTGCTATTCTTGATGAATTCTGGGGACAACTTTTTCATTTCCATGGTCAATTTACCCAGGAAGCTAAGGCCAAGAAACTTGATGTTTTACTGGGAGTAGATTCAACACTCACTGGTTCTTTGCAAAAAATGGATTCATGTAAGGCATGTTATGAATACTTCAAATCTGTAGGAAGTAGAGCTCCAGATACTTTAATGAACTCTGCTCCATATGAATCTCCCAGGCTGAATAGGATGCAAAGTAATTTAGAGGCTTCCTTTGGGCCTCAAAGGAGTTCTTCCTCACTGCAGGCAAATCCTGTCCAGTTTATGGATGAATATGTTCAGACCTCCAGCCGCAATCTCCTTGATGCTGGTGAAAGGCGCTATTTTAGTGTGCACAATCTACCTACATCTGCAGCCTGGGATTATCAGCCAGCTACCATACATGGTTATCAGGTTTCATCATATATTAATCAAGTTGGTAAAGACACAAATTCTGATAAATTAAATGGTCTGAGGGAATCCCCTTCCATGGGTAATACAAACAACTACAGGAATTCTATTGCATTTGCTTTGGGTAAAAAGTTGCAAAACGGTTCTGGTTTAAGCCAACCCCCAGGATTCCCGAACATTGCTGTCTCTAAGAATAGCCAATTGCCATCTGAGAGGTCCTATTATGATTCTCGCCCTTCCGGACCTGTGGATAGTACAGTCAGTTCAGTCTATGCTAAGAAGTTCCACAGCTTGCCAGACATTTCAGGATATGCCATCCCTCACAGGGATGTTTACCTGTCTGATAAAAGTGCTCCATGGGATGATTCTGTTGGTGGATATAGATCTTCTGCAAGTAGGACTCATTATGAACCGTCATTATATTCAAATTCTGGATCAAGTACAGGAGCTCCTTTAGCCTTTGATGTACTCTCTCCATCAAAAGTCTACGGTGGTGTACTTTCTTCTCAGTTGAGTTCTGGTTTTGGCACTGGATCCCTCTGGTCCAGACAGCCTTTTGAGCAGTTTGGGGTGGATGATAAAATTCATAATGCTGCAACAGAAGATGTTGGAAATAGGCCTAGTGCAACTACTCATGAAATTACTTCAGTTGTGGATATTGATGGCAAGCTTCTTCAATCTTTTAGACAATGTATTTTGAAACTCTTAAAATTGGAAGGGTCTGATTGGTTGTTTAAACAGAATGATGGGGCTGATGAAGATCTGATTGACCGTGTTGCTGCAAGGGAGAAATTTGTTTATGAAATTGAAACCACAGAGATGAACCGCAATCATATGGGAGAAACTCGATATCTTTCTTCTGATGGGAAGGCTTGTTCTTCAATGAAGAATAATGAGGCAAATTGGTCTAGTTTTTCTGTAACCTCAATCCCTAACTGTGGGGAAGGATGTGTTTGGAGAGCAGATATAATAATAAGCTTTGGAGTGTGGTGTATCAAACGTGTTCTGGACCTCTCCCTAATGGAGAGCCGACCAGAGCTGTGGGGGAAGTACACTTATGTACTCAATCGCCTCCAG GGCATCATTGATCTGGCTTTCTCCAAGCCTCGTAGTCCCATGACCCCATGCTTTTGCCTTCAAGTTCCCATGACTTACCAGCAGAAGTCAAGCTCGCCTCCTTCCAATGGGATGCTGCCCCCTGCGTCAAAACCGGGCCGTGGAAAATGCACAACTGCATCAGTGGTGTTTGAGATGGTCAAGGATGTGGAGATAGCAATCTCCAGCCGGAAAGGTCGCACAGGAACCGCTGCTGGTGACGTAGCCTTCCCAAAGGGAAAGGAGAATTTGGCATCTGTTCTCAAACGGTATAAGCGTAGATTATCCAACAAACCAGTTGGCACTACTCAAGAAGGGATTCGCAAGATATACTTGTAG
- the LOC114371150 gene encoding ethylene-insensitive protein 2-like isoform X1 codes for MTCKLPNPGGTSRRGRMEAETLNANHPPGFLHRSLPAVVPMLLISIGYVDPGKWVAIAEGGARFGFDLMAFTLIFNLAAIFCQYIAAKIGVITGKDLAQICSDEYDNWTCMLLGVQAELSVIMLDLNMILGMAHGLNILFGWDLFTCVFLTATGAVFHLLLFVILDIEKAKILGLFVSGFVFLSFVLGTLINQPDIPLSINGILTKLNGESAFVLMSLLGAILVPHNFYLHSSIVQWHQGSTTISKDALCHNHFLAIMCVFSGLYLVNNVLMNAAANEFYSMGLVLTTFQDALSPMEQVLRSPIAMLAFLLILFFSNQTTALTWSFGGEVVVRNFLKLDIPGWLHYATIRVIAVLPALYCVWNSGAEGMYQLLIFTQIVVALQLPSSVIPLFRIASSRSIMGVHKIPQFVEFLALIIFIGMLGLNIVFVVEMVFGSSDWVGNLRWNVETGVSLSYLVLLCTAFASFCLMLWLAATPLKSASVQLDDQAWNWDMPQAIPKSRIDNEETDLKETRYHGDASVQVKEPSPVLARTLEYSDVPIASFHHDLPETIMEPDVPVTTVRETHPFTSFPFSPTSVVKESASTSESEAVPAVSNETSDIILGDSKTLKTETTAPVEKTVEVEGDSNAERDDDYGDSWETEEIPKVVSLAPSSASDGPASFRSLSGKSDDGGNSIGSLSRLAGLGRGARRQLAAILDEFWGQLFHFHGQFTQEAKAKKLDVLLGVDSTLTGSLQKMDSCKACYEYFKSVGSRAPDTLMNSAPYESPRLNRMQSNLEASFGPQRSSSSLQANPVQFMDEYVQTSSRNLLDAGERRYFSVHNLPTSAAWDYQPATIHGYQVSSYINQVGKDTNSDKLNGLRESPSMGNTNNYRNSIAFALGKKLQNGSGLSQPPGFPNIAVSKNSQLPSERSYYDSRPSGPVDSTVSSVYAKKFHSLPDISGYAIPHRDVYLSDKSAPWDDSVGGYRSSASRTHYEPSLYSNSGSSTGAPLAFDVLSPSKVYGGVLSSQLSSGFGTGSLWSRQPFEQFGVDDKIHNAATEDVGNRPSATTHEITSVVDIDGKLLQSFRQCILKLLKLEGSDWLFKQNDGADEDLIDRVAAREKFVYEIETTEMNRNHMGETRYLSSDGKACSSMKNNEANWSSFSVTSIPNCGEGCVWRADIIISFGVWCIKRVLDLSLMESRPELWGKYTYVLNRLQGIIDLAFSKPRSPMTPCFCLQVPMTYQQKSSSPPSNGMLPPASKPGRGKCTTASVVFEMVKDVEIAISSRKGRTGTAAGDVAFPKGKENLASVLKRYKRRLSNKPVGTTQEGIRKIYL; via the exons ATGACTTGTAAATT ACCTAATCCTGGTGGTACTAGTAGAAGAGGAAGAATGGAAGCAGAGACTTTGAACGCAAATCACCCTCCCGGTTTTCTTCACCGGTCGCTTCCTGCTGTTGTGCCTATGCTTTTGATTTCAATAGGATATGTTGACCCTGGAAAGTGGGTGGCAATTGCTGAAGGAGGTGCACGATTTGGGTTCGATCTGATGGCCTTCACACTTATCTTTAATCTTGCTGCCATCTTCTGTCAGTACATAGCAGCAAAAATTGGTGTTATCACAGGAAAAGATCTTGCTCAG ATTTGCAGTGATGAGTACGATAATTGGACGTGCATGCTTCTTGGAGTTCAAGCAGAACTTTCGGTGATTATGCTAGACCTTAACATG ATATTGGGCATGGCACATggattaaatattctttttggGTGGGACTTGTTCACTTGTGTCTTTTTAACTGCTACTGGTGCTGTTTTCCATCTCCTTCTTTTTGTCATCCTT GACATTGAGAAGGCAAAGATCCTGGGACTGTTTGTGTCAGGTTTTGTATTTCTTTCATTTGTACTTGGAACACTCATTAATCAACCAGACATTCCATTATCCATTAATGGAATACTAACAAAGTTGAATGGGGAGAGTGCATTTGTGCTGATGAGTCTATTAGGAGCAATTCTTGTGCCTCACAACTTCTACCTTCATTCCTCTATTGTACAG TGGCATCAGGGATCAACTACCATTTCTAAGGATGCTTTGTGTCATAACCATTTTTTGGCCATCATGTGTGTCTTCAGTGGCCTTTATTTGGTCAATAATGTGCTGATGAATGCTGCAGCAAATGAGTTCTACAGTATGGGTCTTGTTTTGACTACTTTTCAGGACGCATTATCGCCAATGGAACAG GTGTTGCGTAGTCCAATAGCCATGCTTGCTTTTTTACTCATTCtgtttttttcaaatcaaaccACAGCATTAACTTGGAGTTTCGGTGGAGAAGTAGTAGTGcgaaatttcttaaaattggaTATTCCGGGTTGGCTTCATTATGCTACAATTAGAGTAATTGCTGTTCTGCCTGCCCTTTATTGCGTTTGGAATTCAGGAGCTGAAGGGATGTATCAACTACTTATATTCACTCAGATTGTGGTAGCTCTGCAACTTCCTTCTTCTGTGATCCCCCTTTTTCGGATCGCCTCATCTAGATCAATAATGGGGGTACACAAGATCCCTCAATTTGTGGAATTTTTGGCATTGATCATATTCATTGGGATGCTTGGCTTGAATATTGTCTTTGTTGTAGAAATGGTATTTGGCAGTAGTGATTGGGTGGGCAATTTGAGATGGAATGTGGAGACTGGTGTGTCTCTCTCTTATTTGGTCCTTCTGTGCACTGCTTTTGCATCTTTCTGTCTGATGCTTTGGTTAGCTGCCACACCTTTAAAATCTGCAAGTGTTCAATTGGATGATCAGGCATGGAACTGGGACATGCCACAAGCCATACCAAAGTCACGGATTGATAACGAGGAAACAGATTTAAAAGAAACAAGATATCATGGAGATGCATCAGTTCAGGTGAAGGAACCATCACCAGTTCTAGCAAGGACCCTGGAATACTCAGATGTACCAATTGCAAGTTTTCATCATGATCTACCTGAAACTATCATGGAGCCTGATGTTCCTGTGACTACTGTAAGGGAGACTCATCCATTTACATCATTTCCTTTCTCCCCAACTTCTGTTGTTAAGGAATCAGCTTCCACTTCAGAATCAGAGGCAGTACCAGCTGTAAGTAATGAGACTTCTGATATTATATTGGGAGATTCCAAAACTTTGAAAACAGAAACTACTGCCCCTGTTGAGAAAACTGTAGAAGTTGAGGGAGATTCAAATGCCGAAAGGGATGATGATTATGGAGATTCATGGGAAACTGAAGAAATACCAAAAGTGGTCTCACTAGCCCCATCTTCAGCATCAGATGGCCCAGCATCATTCAGGAGCCTTAGTGGGAAAAGTGATGATGGAGGGAATAGCATTGGAAGTCTTTCAAGATTAGCAGGTTTAGGGCGCGGTGCAAGACGTCAACTAGCTGCTATTCTTGATGAATTCTGGGGACAACTTTTTCATTTCCATGGTCAATTTACCCAGGAAGCTAAGGCCAAGAAACTTGATGTTTTACTGGGAGTAGATTCAACACTCACTGGTTCTTTGCAAAAAATGGATTCATGTAAGGCATGTTATGAATACTTCAAATCTGTAGGAAGTAGAGCTCCAGATACTTTAATGAACTCTGCTCCATATGAATCTCCCAGGCTGAATAGGATGCAAAGTAATTTAGAGGCTTCCTTTGGGCCTCAAAGGAGTTCTTCCTCACTGCAGGCAAATCCTGTCCAGTTTATGGATGAATATGTTCAGACCTCCAGCCGCAATCTCCTTGATGCTGGTGAAAGGCGCTATTTTAGTGTGCACAATCTACCTACATCTGCAGCCTGGGATTATCAGCCAGCTACCATACATGGTTATCAGGTTTCATCATATATTAATCAAGTTGGTAAAGACACAAATTCTGATAAATTAAATGGTCTGAGGGAATCCCCTTCCATGGGTAATACAAACAACTACAGGAATTCTATTGCATTTGCTTTGGGTAAAAAGTTGCAAAACGGTTCTGGTTTAAGCCAACCCCCAGGATTCCCGAACATTGCTGTCTCTAAGAATAGCCAATTGCCATCTGAGAGGTCCTATTATGATTCTCGCCCTTCCGGACCTGTGGATAGTACAGTCAGTTCAGTCTATGCTAAGAAGTTCCACAGCTTGCCAGACATTTCAGGATATGCCATCCCTCACAGGGATGTTTACCTGTCTGATAAAAGTGCTCCATGGGATGATTCTGTTGGTGGATATAGATCTTCTGCAAGTAGGACTCATTATGAACCGTCATTATATTCAAATTCTGGATCAAGTACAGGAGCTCCTTTAGCCTTTGATGTACTCTCTCCATCAAAAGTCTACGGTGGTGTACTTTCTTCTCAGTTGAGTTCTGGTTTTGGCACTGGATCCCTCTGGTCCAGACAGCCTTTTGAGCAGTTTGGGGTGGATGATAAAATTCATAATGCTGCAACAGAAGATGTTGGAAATAGGCCTAGTGCAACTACTCATGAAATTACTTCAGTTGTGGATATTGATGGCAAGCTTCTTCAATCTTTTAGACAATGTATTTTGAAACTCTTAAAATTGGAAGGGTCTGATTGGTTGTTTAAACAGAATGATGGGGCTGATGAAGATCTGATTGACCGTGTTGCTGCAAGGGAGAAATTTGTTTATGAAATTGAAACCACAGAGATGAACCGCAATCATATGGGAGAAACTCGATATCTTTCTTCTGATGGGAAGGCTTGTTCTTCAATGAAGAATAATGAGGCAAATTGGTCTAGTTTTTCTGTAACCTCAATCCCTAACTGTGGGGAAGGATGTGTTTGGAGAGCAGATATAATAATAAGCTTTGGAGTGTGGTGTATCAAACGTGTTCTGGACCTCTCCCTAATGGAGAGCCGACCAGAGCTGTGGGGGAAGTACACTTATGTACTCAATCGCCTCCAG GGCATCATTGATCTGGCTTTCTCCAAGCCTCGTAGTCCCATGACCCCATGCTTTTGCCTTCAAGTTCCCATGACTTACCAGCAGAAGTCAAGCTCGCCTCCTTCCAATGGGATGCTGCCCCCTGCGTCAAAACCGGGCCGTGGAAAATGCACAACTGCATCAGTGGTGTTTGAGATGGTCAAGGATGTGGAGATAGCAATCTCCAGCCGGAAAGGTCGCACAGGAACCGCTGCTGGTGACGTAGCCTTCCCAAAGGGAAAGGAGAATTTGGCATCTGTTCTCAAACGGTATAAGCGTAGATTATCCAACAAACCAGTTGGCACTACTCAAGAAGGGATTCGCAAGATATACTTGTAG